From the genome of Penicillium oxalicum strain HP7-1 chromosome VII, whole genome shotgun sequence:
TATATCGCCCTCTTGTCTGGGCGTTCTTGATCGGAGCCGCGGCGCCCTTTGCAGCCTGGCTTTTGGGGCGTCACAGCAAAAAGAGTTTCTGGCGAAAAGTCAACTTCCCCATCCTCTTTGGCAGTCTTAGTTGGATACCCCCTGCAACCGGTCTCAATTTCTCTATTTGGGCACTGGTCTGCTTCTTGTTCAACTATGTGATTCGTCGTCGCAGGACCGCTTGGTGGGAGAAGTACGCCATGACCCTCTCTGCGGCGTTGGACTCAGGTCTGGCCTTTGCAGTGGTGATTGTGTTTTTCTGTCTGGTATATCCCGGGTGGGTTGACGGGTTCAAGTGGTGGGGGACCGAGATCTATAAACAGGGTTGCGATTGGACGGCTTGCCCTTATAAACGTTTAGAACCTGGGCAAAAATTTGGGACATGAGACGATCGAGGGCATTGGGGGGTGCTTGGCACAGTTGGCCAATGCTGACGACTGATATGCTACATGAATATATGAATACAATGGCATGCGACTTCCGCTTATAGTCACGGCCCGATCATGTATTATACAGACTTTCTAAAATTTCAAATGATAACATAAGAACGAGCCTAGACAATTCCATGTTCTTTTCGGTCTCTGACTGCATGTAGCATATTTTTCAGGTACGCAAACTGTCTTGCGGCCTTTTTTCCAGATCAGAAATGACCGGGCAGCAGACACTGGGCGATGTTTGTTGACCGCATCCCGCAGTGACGAAGGCGGCAGCAGGTGAGGATTACCTAAGCGTGTCATCACTGCCCAGCCCGGGCCCGCGCTGGAACCTCCAACTCTCACCTCACCATCCGCCTCTTGTCCGTCTTCGTTTCATCAAGTCGACCCGGCCTCGTCTTTCCCTCGTTGGTGGATGCGCTGTAATATCGCTCAACGGATCAAAGCGGACGTGATCACTTTCATTCCTCACCACAGGGACCATGTCGACTCCAGGTAACGCCTCCAACGGCCCGACCCCAACCGGACCCAACGGcggtcctcctcctccgatgAGGCTTCGCCGCCCCAAAAACGCCGGCGATCCTCTGGTCCGACCTAAGCGACGACCGGCGCGACCTCTTGGAGTTGCCCCCGGTGCCGGTGCGACTGTAGCCTCAAAGACCCTGCCCTCGCACCCTTCCTCTGTTCACGGCCCTGCGCCTCAGCCAAAGCTTCCAGCTACTCGACCGCCTGCCGCCCCGGATGCACGCTCCGTCAATGGATTCAGTGGACCATTGCTCTCCGAGAAATACGTTGATTACCCTCTCGTCACCACTCGGAAAGCTTTGCGCGAAGGACTCAAACATCACATTGCCCGTTTTGCCGCCAAGAAAGCCATTGATCCACGCGATGAATCCCAGTTTACACGACCCGTCCGACTTCATCGCCGCGACCCACGAGCTCGAACTCACGAGCATCACGGCCAGAAGATGGTCGGCCCTGATGGCCAGCAGTTGGATGAGGCGGAGCGAGAAGCTCTCGAGGCCCGCAAAGCCGCGCGGGAGAAAGAACGAGCGGAGAATTTGGCGCAGATCGCGCCATCAGTGGGATCAACGGCAAAGAGACCAAATGCACCCAAGCAGAAGACACAGCAGGTGTTCAAGTCGGACATGACCAAGGAGGAAATCGCCCGAGCTCGGATCAAGTACGAAGAAGCTCTGCCGTGGCACCTGGAGGACTTTGATAATCGCAATGTCTGGGTGGGCAACTACGAGGCTGCCTTGTCGGAGACATATGCCGTGATCGTGTTTGAGAATAACAAAATGCGAATGATTCCTGCCGAGAAGTGGTACAAATTCACTGCCAAGCAGCAGTTCAAGGCGTTGACGATCGAAGAAGCCGAGAAATTCATGTCGAAGCGCATCAAGGATCCGAGATGGTTCatggaaaaacaaaaggaaatTCAAGCGAAGAAAGAACTGGAGAGCTATGCCAAAATCCACAAGGTGTATGCCGGAAAGTCGGGCGGGATGTCGGGCAGGGAAGGCCTGGAGGCTAGCGAAATGGACTTTGAAGAGGACCGATTcgccgatgacgaggagCATGCCGATCTGTTCAACGACGAGCAGGATGAAGATACAAAAGCCGCCGAGCGGCGTATCAAAGAAGACCAATTGAAGGCCAACGTCTTTGACCTGAAGAACGAAAAGGATtatgaagatgaagaagaacgagaGAAACGGGAGCGAGAAGCGCGCCGCACATTTGGCAAAAAAGTTCGCAAAGCTCTCAAGAAGCGAGAGCGAAACTTTGACTACAGCAGTGGCTCTGACGCGAATCCATACACGGACGAAGAGGTGAGAACGTATCATCTTTCAAACTATTGTTGCCGTACCGGTACTGACgctattttttttctctttcggcAGAGCTCTGATGATAGCGAGGTGGAGCgacaaaaggaagaagagaaagcccaaaaggaaaaggaaaaggattCGGCCGTGTCCACCAAGGGCAGCAACACACCTTCTGGCCGACCCAAGCATACTGATGCCTTGAAAAAGCCCACCGGGTCTCGAAAGCGACTGGGATCCCCTGGCTCAGATGCAAGCGGTACTGACACCTCTCGAAAGAAGGCGAAGAACAAGCATCAGACCTCCGCACCCACTTCGCGTCCAATGTCCCCCTCTGCAGTACAGGTGAGCCAATCCTCTAGGTCTCATTCCCAGTTGTTGCATTTTCCGCCTAGACTAATCAATCATATAGCCTGGTAAGAAACGCATGCGAGATGATACTCCCGGCCTCACTGGCTCCGGCAGCGAGATCGATATCGACGCTCGATCTGGAGGCGAGCTGGTTGAAAATGGCAAATTCAAGAAACTGAAACTGATTCTCCCCCCAGCCGCTTCCCGTAGTGGCACCCCTCAAGGATCCCGAGCCACCAGTCCCGTTGCCGGTCACCAATTCCCTGGCAGCCGAGCTGCAAGCCCCGATGGCATTCGAGGCAagtctcttctctcctctcctctctccctcttcggTGACCCGTCTTCCGCACCCATTCCCAGAAGAGTTTTGCACTTTCtggaagggctatactaaTGCTCTCCCCGTGGAAGTCTCAGGCGCCGGCCGCTCCACTCCTGTCCCATCAAACCAGCCCTTCCCTACCCCGGCCGAAATCCACGCTGCGATTCCAGCCACTGGTATCACCAGTTCCGACCTTTTGCGAATCTTCCGCCCTCGTATTGGTGAGTCCAAGGAGAATCATCGCCGTTTCATTGCCATCGTGAAGGATGTTGGCTTGTACGGTAAAGAGGACCGTCTCCTGCGCCCTGGCACTTGGAAACCCACTCAGtaaacacacacacacccccCCTGTTACGCGGATGcgtcgatgaagatgatcatctaAGCACATTGCACGAGTTTGAGAGGTTCTAGATACGGGATTGCTATCCTTCTCATCAGGTCCAGACGGGAGTTGGGCGAATCGATTGGATTGTACGATTAGATTACCTTGTGCAATGAACAACTACCCTACCTCCGCTGTTGGTAGCCAAGGATTGATGggttaaaaaagaaaaaatcagACCCCCTTTGATGAATGAATACCAATCTATCAGGAAACAATCAGGCCAGTCAATACCTAGGTACAGCGCACTTTTCCTATACATAGGATGTCCGTCCACATCCCTCATGTCCCGTCCTAGTTTATCTTCATGTCCATGTTTCGATATATTGAATTACGTGGGACGACATGAACTTTGCTGCCGTCCGTCGCCCGGACACTCAATCAGACAACGACGTAGCGGCGTGGCTACGTCCTGTATGTAAGCCCGGGCTGTTGATGCTAATTGAGGATTTATTAGGTAGCACCTAGTCAGATGTGTAAATCCAAGGTACAAGGCAATTCATGACAATGTGTAATCAAAACACAGAGCGAACCCGACGTTCTATGAGGAATTTTTTGTTGAATTGGTCAAAAGTGTATATAGTCTAAAGAGCAGCACTTTGCAAATGTATTgagagcgaaaaaaaagaaaaataaaaaatgaCGGGGATGGAAACGAAACAGCAAGCCAGAGAGACCAACACAGATATACATGCATCAAACATATAAGGATGAAAATTGGAGACGAGATCAACAGCGCCAAGTGGAGAAAAGATCTTTGCAGATAATAGAAAGACATATCACATCACACGAACCAAAGGGGGTGGAAGGGGCAGGCTTCGAAGGCCCATTCTAACGGATCAGATAAAATGTCGAGAGAAAccccctccaaaaagaaacacaacAATGACAAGTGCGACCCAACCGATCGCAATGGGGAATCACATCACACCGCAACAGACCAAGACAAAACAACGCACAAGtgccagaaaaaaaacaaggagGCGACTTCTTACGCCTCACGGGCAGCATTCTCAGTGCCTTGCTCGTACTTTTCCCAGTTGGCCAGAATGGCAGCAATACGGGGAGAGTTGGTGAGGCGGTACACATCCTCGAAGTACTCCTTGGTGATCTCGAAAGGACGGGCTGTGACGTTGGGAATGTACTTGCCGACAAGCTTGGAGGGGTCGATGgtggtcttgttgatcttcttgagcaGGAAAGAACGGAAGGGCTTGACGCCAGAGCGCAGGAATGTGCTGTGGAAGGGAACATCAATGCCCTTGAGGGGGATGGTGGCAAATCCACGCTCCAACTGGATGGGTCGAGGCTTGGCCTCGGTCTGCTTGACACACTCCTGGATAATGCTGACCAGGTGAGCCttcagatcctcgagagACATGCTCTGCATGAGGGCAGGGATGTCGATGTTCTGGGCCTTGAGGAAGTTGAGCAGGTTGGTCAGGCAGTCAAGAGCGCGGAGCTGTAAGAAAAATGCATTAGAATTATGATCATTTCGAAAGGCGCGGACATGGGGCGGAGAAACGGGACAAAGAACTTACATCTCCAGCGGCGACGTATTGCATGTTGGCAACGTTGTAGTTGACAATCTCCAGAAGCCAACCGGTCTGCTCGGAAATAACCTCAACGACGTACTGCAGGGCCTGCTCGTTGAAGGTCTTGGAGATACGGCTAGGGTTGACAGCACACATGGAATAGTTGGAGCGACCCTGCTCGTCACGCTCGACAGCGACTTGCATGGTCAAACCACGGTAGAACACAACGGAGACCAAGCTCTCAATGGGCATGACATCGGCAAGTGCAGCCAGCGCGGAGTATTCACCAAGAGAGTGACCAGCAAAGCTGCTGTCGCGCTGAACCAAACCCTTGGAGCGCATGTCCTCGAAGCTGGCCTTCTCCATGAGGGTCAGAGCAGGCTGGGTGAACTGTGTGGCCGACAGGAGACCAGTGGGAGAACGGTAGGTGTAAGAAGCAGTGTTCTCATCAACCTccttgaagatcttctcgGACTTGATGGAACCATCGGCGTTGACTGACTCGAAGGTCATGGCCATGTAGTTCTGGCGAATAGCCTTACCACGGGGGCCACCAAAGTAGACAGTCAGCTCCTTAGGATTGTTCTTGACAATATCGATGATGGAGAGGCCATAGTTCTCCAGGAAGTGACGGTCGGCACGGTCCCACACTTCACGAGCAACGGGGCTGCTGGCATAGAGTTCCATACCCATACCCTGTTCCTGAGAACCTTGGCCGGTGAAGACGTAGGAGGTCACGGGCTGCTCGACCTCAGCCTCACCGGTGAGGAccttctcctcggtctcCTTGTTCATGGCCTCAaccttgatgatcttgcgaCCAGCGATCATACCAACGTGCTGCAGCTTAACAGTGATCATGTCATTGGGCAAAACCATGCCAACGAGAGAAACTTGGAAGCCACGGACACGACCAATGTTGTTCTCGGCAGCCCAGGTCTCAACAAGCGAACGCACAGCGGCGCTGCTGTACATGCCATGAGTGATGGTGCCGGGCAGGTTGGCGTAGCTGGAGAAGACACGAGAGACGTGGATGGGGTTGTAGTCGCCGGACACACGGGCATAGGTTTCGTTGGAAGCCGGGGCGCGCAGTTCCAGAGCGGTCTTTCCAGAGAGCGGAATAGGGTTCTCAAAGTAGACAGGCTGTTCAATGGAGGTACCATTGCGCTGCAGGTAGTCAATGACGGGGTTACCGTGAGACACACCAGCCTCGTATTCGACAGAAGCCACCTGGATGACCTCCTTGGTAGGCAGCTCCAGAAGGACCTGACCGATGGTTTGAACGTTGCTGAAGACAGTCTGATTCTTGAAGCGGATCAAGGACTGGAGGCGGAAGGTAAGAGTCTGGCCCAAGAGCTCAGTTTCGGACTCATCCATGCGGAACCACTCCTTGGAGCGGAGAATAGCAACATCACGGCTGGTAGCGAGGTGGACCTGCATGGGCACCTCATCCTTACGCTGGAAGGTGTTCTCGAAGTCGGTGTATGCACCGCGGTACAGGAACTGACTGGTGACCTGCATAACGGGCTCGCCGTTTCGCTTCAACGTACCGCAGACCTCGACCATCTTACCGGATTCCTGGTTGATGACGGCATTGATCTGGGCAGTGGTGTCCAACACATCGCCAACCTTCAGAGGCTGAGCTCCAGGGAGCATCTTGAAGCCGTTAGACAGGTGAACCAGCTTGAGAAGATCGCCGTCGATGGTGCGGGGGAAGATTGGCTTGGTGATGGCCTTCCAGCCAGCAACGATAGCAAAGTCCATGGGAGCATAAACCTCCTTGCCGGGACGCTCAACGAAAGCCTCGCCAGTATTGCCAACAGCGTGAACGAAATCAGCAACAGCCTGGCTGGTGATGGTCTCACGACCACCGTCGAAGGTGGCAGTAGTAGGGGTATCGAAAGGCACGTTCTTGTCACCGAACCAGATACGGTAGTAAAACTCCTTGATGCGGTCATTGCGGTCTCCCATAACCTCGCGGATGGGAGCATAGCCAGCCTCGGGGTGGTAAGTGAAGAGGAAGGTCAGAGGGACGACACCACCTTCCGCAGTGCGGCCCTCGAACATACTCAGAGCAATTTGGCCATTCTCGTTCATCTTTGCCTCGACCGTCTTAACGAGCTTGCCGGACTGGTAGGGCTCGCGCACGCTCACGACAGTCTTGGCTGGCTCGTCGGGGTTGGTGATCTCCACAAAGAGGCCGGCGGTAGGAGCCACGACGCGCTTCATGGGGTTGGTCTGGAACCGGTGGCCCTGGACGAACACATCCGCCAAGAAAAGAGCGTGACGCCACGAGTAGGTCTTGCCAGCCAACAGACGGAGCCAGCGATCCGAGCTCGGCAGGTCGGTagaggacgaggacaagCGGAAGCTGATCTTGTTGGCCTCCTCGGAGACGGTGAGACCCTCGGCCTCACGCTCGTCCACATTGTCCACAAGCTTGCCACCAAAGTATTCAATGGTGGGGATCTTGGACTTGTCATTGCCGTAGACGTCGCGAAGCAGGCCGGCGATGTGACCATTATGGATACCATCCAGGATGTCCTTGACGGGCTCATCAATGACATTCGAGAAGCGAGCGGCCATGGGACCCTGCAGAATACACACACGGCCGACATCCTGGTCAACAACAGCCTCAAGGTCCTCGCTCTGCCAGAGAGAgtccttcttgaagaagTATTCAAAGTTCTCGTCAAGAACAGGGACGAACGGCACGGGCTTTTGGCCACGGCGCTGGCAGAGCAGCAGGAAGTGGTGAACATCCTGGGCGTTAATCAGCTGCTTGGCGGCATCGGGGTACGCGGCCAGGATATTGTCGACGGCAGGGTAGGGGGTATCCAGCTCGGAGTAGTTCTGGAGAAGCGAAGCCTTGCCACTGGCGGTGGTGAAGCGCTCCTCAACACGGCGCAAGAAGTCGCCAGTCAGACGCTTGAGCGAGTCGTCGATCCAACGAGACTCGTGCTTAACGTACATCAAGTCGACCATGCGGTGGACAACTTCGGCGTAGGTCATGTCCTCAAGATCGACAGTTTCACCGGCAGCGTTGCGACCGAACCAGACCTTGGAGAAGTCGTCGTTAagcttcttgatgatgtAGTTGCGCATCTTTTTCAATTCAGGAACTCGCTTAGCCTTGTCGAGCTTGAAAATCTTCTGGTCCATCTCCTGCCAGAACAACACACCACGAGTAGCGAGCTTGTGGATCGGCTCTCCCATCTCGGACAACACAGTGACAACGCCGCCGGCGGCACCCTTGTAGGTCTTTTCCCATTCATCATTGCCAACACCGGGGGCATCGGCAATAGCCTTCTTCGCATTCTTTGAGGTGTGAGCCTCTTTAGCAATCATCATGCGGCTACCAAACAAGCAACCGTCAAAAGGCATTGGGGGATAACCGTATTTGGCAGACCAGGCACCCGAAAGATAGGGGTAGGTATCCTCTGCGCCACCGAAGCCACTACCGGCAACCAGAACGATGTTGTCCTGCTTGCGAATACGGCCGTACATCTGGAGAATAGGCTGGTGGAAGTCCTCGAAAGAGtggtgaccaccaccacgtcCACCAGTCCACTGCAG
Proteins encoded in this window:
- a CDS encoding Fatty acid synthase subunit beta, encoding MYGTSTGPQTGINTPRSSQSLRPLILSHGSLEFSFLVPTSLHFHASQLKDSFTTSLPEPTDELAQDDEPSSVVELVARYIGHVAHEVEEGEDDAQGSYLEVLKLVMNEFERAFMRGNDVHAVAAALSSIVVKKNQVVQAYYAGRAAANRPTKPYDSALFRAASDDAAGIYTVFGGQGNIEEYFDELRTVYTTYPSFVEDLIVSSAELLQTLSREPEASKLYPKGLDIMRWLRDRDTQPDTDYLVSAPVSLPLIGLVQLAHYTVTCKVLGQQPGDLVERIRGTTGHSQGVVTAAAIATATSWESFAKAARNALTMLFWIGLRSQQAYPRTSLAPSVLQDSVENGEGTPTPMLSIRDLSLSAVQEHIDATNQHLPEDRHIAISLVNSARNFVVTGPPISLYGLNLRLRKVKAPTGLDQNRVPFTQRKVRFVNRFLPITAPFHSQYLSSAYDRILEDLEDVVEIPAKSLQIPVFNTKTGEDLRELGDENAVPALIRMITHDAVNWEQATVFPGATHIVDFGPGGISGLGVLTNRNKDGTGVRVILAGEMDGTNAEVGYKPELFDRDEHSVRYAVDWVKEHGPRLVQTSTGETYVDTKMSRLLGIPPVMVAGMTPTTVAWDFVAATMNAGYHIELAGGGYYNAKTMTAALNKIEKVIPPGRGITVNLIYVNPRAMAWQIPLIGRLRAEGVPIEGLTIGAGVPSIEVANEYIETLGIKHIAFKPGSGDAIQQVINIAKANPKFPIILQWTGGRGGGHHSFEDFHQPILQMYGRIRKQDNIVLVAGSGFGGAEDTYPYLSGAWSAKYGYPPMPFDGCLFGSRMMIAKEAHTSKNAKKAIADAPGVGNDEWEKTYKGAAGGVVTVLSEMGEPIHKLATRGVLFWQEMDQKIFKLDKAKRVPELKKMRNYIIKKLNDDFSKVWFGRNAAGETVDLEDMTYAEVVHRMVDLMYVKHESRWIDDSLKRLTGDFLRRVEERFTTASGKASLLQNYSELDTPYPAVDNILAAYPDAAKQLINAQDVHHFLLLCQRRGQKPVPFVPVLDENFEYFFKKDSLWQSEDLEAVVDQDVGRVCILQGPMAARFSNVIDEPVKDILDGIHNGHIAGLLRDVYGNDKSKIPTIEYFGGKLVDNVDEREAEGLTVSEEANKISFRLSSSSTDLPSSDRWLRLLAGKTYSWRHALFLADVFVQGHRFQTNPMKRVVAPTAGLFVEITNPDEPAKTVVSVREPYQSGKLVKTVEAKMNENGQIALSMFEGRTAEGGVVPLTFLFTYHPEAGYAPIREVMGDRNDRIKEFYYRIWFGDKNVPFDTPTTATFDGGRETITSQAVADFVHAVGNTGEAFVERPGKEVYAPMDFAIVAGWKAITKPIFPRTIDGDLLKLVHLSNGFKMLPGAQPLKVGDVLDTTAQINAVINQESGKMVEVCGTLKRNGEPVMQVTSQFLYRGAYTDFENTFQRKDEVPMQVHLATSRDVAILRSKEWFRMDESETELLGQTLTFRLQSLIRFKNQTVFSNVQTIGQVLLELPTKEVIQVASVEYEAGVSHGNPVIDYLQRNGTSIEQPVYFENPIPLSGKTALELRAPASNETYARVSGDYNPIHVSRVFSSYANLPGTITHGMYSSAAVRSLVETWAAENNIGRVRGFQVSLVGMVLPNDMITVKLQHVGMIAGRKIIKVEAMNKETEEKVLTGEAEVEQPVTSYVFTGQGSQEQGMGMELYASSPVAREVWDRADRHFLENYGLSIIDIVKNNPKELTVYFGGPRGKAIRQNYMAMTFESVNADGSIKSEKIFKEVDENTASYTYRSPTGLLSATQFTQPALTLMEKASFEDMRSKGLVQRDSSFAGHSLGEYSALAALADVMPIESLVSVVFYRGLTMQVAVERDEQGRSNYSMCAVNPSRISKTFNEQALQYVVEVISEQTGWLLEIVNYNVANMQYVAAGDLRALDCLTNLLNFLKAQNIDIPALMQSMSLEDLKAHLVSIIQECVKQTEAKPRPIQLERGFATIPLKGIDVPFHSTFLRSGVKPFRSFLLKKINKTTIDPSKLVGKYIPNVTARPFEITKEYFEDVYRLTNSPRIAAILANWEKYEQGTENAAREA